A section of the Suncus etruscus isolate mSunEtr1 chromosome X, mSunEtr1.pri.cur, whole genome shotgun sequence genome encodes:
- the LOC125998925 gene encoding melanoma-associated antigen B10-like, giving the protein MPISKDIKIEAENEEKVGIKMEPQKWEEVKKSEEELKDEKKKKKSKKHLIPVVRFLNLSSSAVSSSTSSVIQLDSDAGERSVHRSIDSSSIVSVESKVECLVKFLLFKYQSKESIITEEEMLVMLGGGSEQFPVIFKRASKYLEVICGIDIKELDPSIPSYVIFNSLNFTCDRMPRGSGHIPRSGLLVIVLGVIFMEGNCAREEAMWDSLNVIGIESGISHFLYGDPRKLLTRDLVQENYLEYRQVPNSDPLCYEFLWGPRACAEISKLDVMQFLLKIKMTEPSTFLFWSNKALREEEKKKTAGPSDSATAM; this is encoded by the coding sequence ATGCCAATCTCCAAGGACATAAAGATAGAGGCGGAGAATGAGGAAAAAGTGGGAATTAAGATGGAGCCACAGAAGTGGGAAGAGGTGAAGAAATCCGAAGAAGAGCTGAaggatgagaaaaaaaagaagaagtcaaaaAAGCATCTCATTCCAGTTGTTCGTTTCTTGAATCTTTCCTCTTCGGCTGTGAGCTCTAGTACTTCCTCTGTAATTCAGCTAGATTCAGATGCAGGTGAAAGGTCTGTGCATAGGTCCATTGATTCTAGCTCCATTGTCTCAGTAGAAAGTAAGGTGGAGTGTTTGGTGAAATTCCTGCTCTTTAAATATCAATCAAAGGAATCTATCATCACTGAGGAAGAAATGCTGGTGATGCTGGGAGGTGGGTCTGAGCAATTCCCTGTTATCTTCAAGAGAGCCTCTAAGTACTTGGAGGTGATATGTGGTATTGACATCAAGGAATTAGATCCTAGTATTCCTTCTTATGTCATTTTCAACTCACTGAACTTTACCTGTGATAGGATGCCTCGTGGCAGTGGGCATATACCTAGAAGCGGTCTCCTGGTAATAGTCCTGGGTGTGATCTTCATGGAGGGCAACTGTGCCCGTGAGGAAGCTATGTGGGATTCCCTCAATGTTATCGGGATTGAGTCTGGAATAAGTCACTTCCTTTATGGTGACCCCAGGAAGCTACTTACCAGGGATTTGGTACAAGAGAATTACTTGGAATACCGGCAGGTGCCTAATAGTGATCCTCTGTGTTACGAGTTCCTGTGGGGCCCAAGGGCCTGTGCTGAAATCAGCAAGTTAGATGTTATGCAGTTTTTGCTTAAGATCAAAATGACAGAGCCAAGTACCTTCTTATTCTGGAGTAATAAGGCTTtaagagaggaggaaaagaaaaagacggCTGGCCCCAGTGATAGTGCCACTGCCATGTGA